The following coding sequences lie in one Pogoniulus pusillus isolate bPogPus1 chromosome 29, bPogPus1.pri, whole genome shotgun sequence genomic window:
- the SALL4 gene encoding sal-like protein 4: MSRRKQAKPQHINSEEQPPDAASGSPQDVPGDRDGEMSSKRCRTEETKICEKCCAEFFDLSEFLEHKKNCTKNPPVLIMNDNEGTVPPESFSEASLGSFSSDRMDSRTRKDIQTKGCTGSMEKREGKMDAESVGGMYLKIEPPITPAASGLSYLPKSKVPNTNVTLQTIRGTKVAVNQRTSDAISSSAASFNAIPMILEQLVCLQQQQLQQIQLTEQIRIQIAMMAPHALHPSIAAATDPLKALGAHMSQQLSAAVALIGQKAGSQSLSLESLKQGKLPHSNTGIAAASSLAAGLSSSFPLKPEASRSLPGSISRFPNPLLPQSSSSVIFQNPLTAVSSVIDSSKKGKGKPPNISVSESKPNAEEPFFKHKCKFCGKVFGNDSALQIHLRSHTGERPYKCNICGNRFTTKGNLKVHFQRHKDKYPHIKMNPYPVPEHLDNVPTSTGIPYGMSVPLDESNLIVDSKPLLTALPTSAATGAPQSITHLAGIKETLPGTFSSDLQSRPSPESEAGSSSSGAVGHESGTEQSLNSPQATCSMSVFHAGGPNEQGSETSKLQQLVENIDKSTADPNECLICHRVLSCQSSLKMHYRTHTGERPFKCKICGRAFSTKGNLKTHYGVHRANTPLKMQHSCPICQKKFTNAVVLQQHIRMHMGGQIPNTPMPENTCDSTEVDPAVAEKNGDVNRPDDTVESIEMEEDLDSQDVPRSSSKPPTPYDAQSELPATAATFSGIAALENQMKIVNSTLNLQRQSSLKSSDNGSAESDGMTNDSSSVVGDPDYQNGRSPAASESASIQALSPANSQAESIRSKSPNINQEDIGVGSKPEGPENTSAEMEGVVGALDLTYGNIGRKVIKEEPGLQFANGEYGRSSIPAAFIRAPPALIKMEMHGERPISTSHFIGPPSLSPGVAPLLVPRPKFCRPAKQHICTTCGKNFSSASALQIHERTHTGEKPFACTICGRAFTTKGNLKVHVGTHMWNNSARRGRRLSIDNPMALLGNDPKKVSEMFPKDIMPSSVSIDPTVWNQYAAVLSNGIAMKTNEISVIQSGGLPTLPVTIGGGSALNTATVSKIDVTQAGTGSETEKASGAAADNVPKHQFPHFIEENKIAVS; the protein is encoded by the exons AATGAGGGAACAGTACCCCCTGAAAGCTTCTCTGAAGCTTCTCTAGGGAGCTTTTCAAGTGATCGAATGGATAGCAGGACACGCAAGGACATTCAGACAAAGGGCTGCACTGGTTCtatggaaaagagagaaggaaaaatggaTGCTGAATCAGTAGGAGGAATGTACCTTAAAATAGAGCCTCCCATCACGCCTGCAGCTTCTGGGCTAAGCTATCTACCAAAATCCAAAGTACCAAACACTAATGTGACTTTGCAGACAATACGTGGCACTAAAGTGGCTGTGAACCAGCGGACCTCTGATGCCATCTCTTCTTCAGCAGCCAGTTTTAATGCTATCCCCATGATCCTGGAGCAGCTCGtgtgtttgcagcagcagcaacttcaGCAGATTCAGTTGACGGAGCAGATTCGCATTCAGATTGCCATGATGGCTCCCCATGCCCTGCATCCTTCTATAGCAGCTGCTACTGATCCGCTAAAAGCTCTGGGCGCTCACATGTCTCAGCAGCTGTCGGCTGCTGTTGCTTTAATCGGACAAAAAGCTGGAAGCCAGAGCCTATCACTGGAATCCTTGAAGCAAGGAAAACTACCTCATTCTAACACTGGCATTGCGGCTGCCAGCTCGCTGGCTGCTgggctttcctcctccttccccttgaAGCCAGAGGCAAGCAGGAGCCTCCCAGGCTCCATTTCTCGGTTCCCCAATCCTTTGCTACCTCAGTCCTCCAGTTCTGTCATCTTCCAGAATCCACTTACAGCTGTTTCTTCCGTAATAGATTCCtcaaagaaggggaagggaaagcctCCCAACATCAGCGTGTCTGAAAGCAAACCGAATGCAGAGGAGCCATTCTTCAAACACAAGTGTAAGTTCTGTGGCAAGGTCTTTGGCAACGACAGCGCCCTGCAGATTCACCTGCGTTCCCACACTGGTGAGAGACCCTACAAGTGCAACATTTGTGGTAACCGCTTTACAACCAAAGGAAACCTTAAAGTGCATTTTCAGCGTCATAAAGACAAATACCCTCACATAAAGATGAATCCTTACCCAGTTCCTGAGCACCTGGACAATGTTCCCACTAGCACTGGAATCCCGTATGGGATGTCTGTGCCACTGGATGAGTCTAACTTAATTGTGGATAGCAAACCTCTCCTAACAGCTCTGCCTACCTCTGCAGCCACTGGTGCACCTCAGAGCATCACCCATCTAGCAGGCATTAAGGAGACTCTGCCTGGTACGTTTTCAAGTGACCTGCAGTCAAGACCTTCTCCAGAAAGTGAGGCAGGCTCTTCCTCATCAGGGGCAGTTGGTCATGAATCGGGAACAGAGCAGAGCTTAAATTCACCACAAGCTACCTGTAGCATGAGCGTCTTCCATGCAGGTGGGCCAAATGAGCAAGGCTCCGAAACATCAAAGCTTCAGCAACTGGTTGAAAACATTGACAAATCCACTGCTGACCCAAACGAGTGCCTGATCTGTCACAGAGTGCTGAGCTGCCAGAGTTCACTCAAAATGCATTATCGTACCCACACTGGAGAGAGGCCATTCAAGTGTAAAATCTGTGGCCGTGCCTTCTCCACCAAAGGGAATCTTAAAACTCACTATGGTGTCCACCGGGCCAATACTCCTTTGAAGATGCAACACTCGTGTCCTATTTGCCAGAAGAAGTTCACAAACGCAGTTGTGTTGCAGCAGCACATCCGCATGCATATGGGAGGACAAATCCCCAACACACCAATGCCAGAAAACACCTGTGACAGTACTGAAGTGGACCCTGCTGTGGCTGAGAAGAACGGAGATGTCAATCGCCCAGATGACACCGTGGAAAGCATAGAGATGGAAGAGGATCTGGACTCTCAGGATGTCCCCAGGAGTTCTTCGAAACCTCCTACTCCATATGATGCACAGTCAGAAttgccagccacagcagccaccttcTCTGGTATTGCAGCACTGGAGAATCAAATGAAGATTGTCAACTCTACTTTAAACTTGCAGCGGCAGAGTAGCTTGAAGTCTAGTGACAATGGCTCAGCAGAAAGTGATGGCATGACAAATGATTCATCTTCTGTGGTGGGAGATCCAGATTACCAGAATGGCAGGAGTCCTGCTGCCTCTGAGTCTGCATCAATccaggctctgtccccagccaacAGCCAAGCTGAGAGTATAAGATCAAAGTCACCTAACATCAACCAAGAAGATATAGGCGTGGGGAGTAAaccagagggtccagagaacacTTCTGCAGAAATGGAAGGGGTTGTTGGTGCTTTGGATTTAACTTACGGCAATATTGGTCGAAAGGTCATtaaagaagagcctggcttaCAGTTTGCAAATGGAGAATATG gtcgaagcagcattccagctgcttTCATTAGAGCCCCACCAGCCCTCATAAAAATGGAGATGCATGGTGAGCGTCCCATTAGCACTAGCCATTTCATTGGGCCACCATCTCTCTCCCCTGGTGTTGCCCCTCTCCTCGTGCCACGGCCCAAATTCTGCCGTCCTGCCAAACAGCACATCTGCACTACATgtgggaagaacttctcctctgccagtgcccTTCAGATCCATGAACGGACCCACACCGGTGAAAAGCCATTTGCCTGCACCATCTGTGGGAGAGCCTTTACAACAAAAGGAAACCTGAAG GTCCATGTAGGAACTCACATGTGGAATAACTCTGCCAGGCGGGGAAGAAGGCTTTCTATTGATAACCCCATGGCTCTGCTGGGAAACGATCCCAAGAAGGTATCTGAAATGTTTCCAAAGGATATAATGCCTTCTTCAGTGAGCATTGACCCCACAGTGTGGAATCAGTATGCAGCAGTACTCAGCAATGGCATAGCAATGAAGACAAATGAGATCTCGGTGATCCAGAGCGGTGGCTTACCTACCCTGCCAGTCACCATTGGAGGTGGTTCAGCATTAAATACAGCTACAGTCTCCAAAATAGATGTCACCCAGGCTGGGACTGGTTCTGAAACAGAGAAggccagtggtgctgctgcagacaaCGTGCCAAAACACCAGTTCCCTCACTTCATCGAGGAGAACAAAATTGCTGTTAGTTAA